From Woronichinia naegeliana WA131, the proteins below share one genomic window:
- the opcA gene encoding glucose-6-phosphate dehydrogenase assembly protein OpcA — protein sequence MSTTQAPPLVSLQDPKDVSIDVIGAELSQIWNSYQQNEDGLAATRATTFSFVVYEPDSIQSLLAALGFYTGPIDGIAGPRMNSAIKSAQKAYGLTITGQSTPEFTQRVRQEFEQAKAAGTLTTAAQRLAQPYSPDLEGSGIADAIAASNPCRIITLCPTAEEDEGVQAQVSAYCPLQKRNKNALICCEYITLRGTAEALERVGGIIVELMIPELPKFIWWKASPDADYNLFRRLASVANTVIIDSSIFAEPQTDMEQVTQLLNQGLAIADLNWARLAPWQELTAEAFDSPERRFAVREIDQISIDYEKGNHAQALMYLSWVASRLQWRPLSYKHEPGDYDIRRIQFTSVDQRLIEAELAGLPIADTGSVLGDLISLKLGSTNLQADCGTVLCSGTMGCMRMEAGGGAQSYRIQQVTALEDQKTEQLLGRQLQRWGRDVLYDESMSLVHEILQIATQ from the coding sequence ATGAGTACAACCCAAGCCCCACCGCTTGTTTCCCTACAAGACCCAAAGGATGTTTCCATTGATGTCATTGGAGCCGAGTTATCCCAGATTTGGAATAGCTATCAACAAAACGAAGATGGTCTAGCGGCAACCAGAGCCACAACCTTTAGTTTTGTCGTCTATGAACCGGATTCCATTCAATCCCTACTCGCTGCTCTAGGATTTTATACCGGCCCCATTGATGGTATTGCTGGGCCACGCATGAATTCAGCAATTAAATCAGCCCAGAAAGCCTATGGGTTAACCATTACAGGTCAATCTACTCCTGAGTTTACGCAACGAGTCCGCCAGGAATTTGAGCAGGCCAAGGCCGCCGGAACTCTAACCACTGCTGCTCAACGTTTGGCCCAACCCTATTCTCCTGATTTAGAGGGAAGTGGCATTGCCGACGCGATCGCCGCTTCTAATCCTTGCCGTATCATTACCCTCTGTCCTACTGCCGAGGAAGATGAAGGTGTACAGGCTCAAGTCTCTGCCTACTGCCCGCTCCAAAAACGCAATAAAAATGCCCTGATCTGCTGTGAGTATATTACTTTGCGAGGCACGGCGGAAGCTTTAGAGCGAGTGGGGGGCATCATTGTTGAGTTAATGATCCCAGAATTACCCAAGTTTATTTGGTGGAAAGCCAGTCCCGATGCTGACTATAATCTCTTCCGTCGTTTAGCGTCTGTGGCCAATACGGTGATCATTGATTCCAGTATTTTTGCCGAACCCCAAACGGATATGGAACAAGTGACTCAACTGCTTAACCAGGGTTTAGCGATCGCAGATTTAAACTGGGCCCGTCTGGCTCCCTGGCAAGAACTGACAGCCGAGGCCTTTGATTCTCCCGAACGGCGATTTGCGGTGCGAGAAATTGATCAAATTTCCATTGATTACGAAAAAGGCAATCATGCTCAAGCCCTCATGTATCTCAGTTGGGTTGCAAGTCGTTTGCAATGGCGACCCCTTTCCTATAAACATGAACCTGGGGATTATGACATTCGGCGCATTCAATTCACCTCTGTGGATCAACGCTTGATCGAAGCTGAACTAGCCGGTTTACCGATCGCCGATACAGGGTCAGTTTTAGGCGATTTGATCAGCTTAAAATTAGGCTCTACTAATCTTCAGGCCGATTGCGGAACCGTACTTTGCTCCGGCACTATGGGATGTATGCGGATGGAAGCAGGGGGGGGAGCCCAATCCTATCGTATTCAACAGGTGACTGCCTTGGAAGATCAAAAAACAGAACAACTTTTAGGTCGCCAACTGCAACGCTGGGGACGGGATGTGCTTTATGATGAGAGCATGAGCCTAGTTCATGAAATTCTCCAAATTGCCACCCAATAA
- a CDS encoding glycosyltransferase, with product MISPSITAIICTHNRDRYLGEAIDSLLAQDSENFEVLVVDNASTDQTQQVVASRSHDQRLTYLYEPRLGLSLARNCGANHSQSEILAYLDDDAIATPHWLSTLQKAYQENEQLAIAGGKIILRWPDDVKIPQWLSLEMMGALGHYDLGTETLQISQPGLTPRGLNYSLRRRFLEQVGGFNQGLGRMGTQLLSNEELYMTELALHQGLTVAYLPDALVYHQVAPERLEYQWFLRRAWWQGISECQRESLTGSATISPLQKGLENMIRGIYKALKYWQDTGLRFENFLYAYGQIGYLSQWLKMSVFQR from the coding sequence ATGATTTCCCCTTCTATTACCGCTATTATTTGTACTCACAACCGCGATCGCTATTTGGGGGAAGCGATTGATAGTTTATTAGCCCAGGATTCTGAGAATTTTGAGGTCTTGGTCGTTGACAATGCCTCCACTGATCAAACTCAACAGGTTGTAGCATCACGTTCACACGATCAGCGTTTAACCTATCTCTATGAACCTCGTTTAGGCCTATCCCTAGCGCGGAATTGTGGTGCTAATCACAGTCAGTCAGAGATTTTAGCCTACCTTGATGATGATGCGATCGCCACGCCCCATTGGTTAAGCACGCTCCAAAAAGCCTATCAGGAAAACGAACAATTAGCGATCGCCGGTGGAAAAATTATTCTACGCTGGCCCGATGATGTGAAGATTCCTCAATGGTTATCCTTAGAAATGATGGGAGCCTTGGGGCATTATGACTTAGGAACAGAAACTCTCCAGATTAGCCAACCGGGACTAACCCCTAGAGGACTCAATTATTCCCTACGTCGCCGTTTTTTAGAACAAGTTGGTGGCTTTAATCAAGGCTTAGGGAGAATGGGTACTCAATTGTTATCGAATGAAGAACTCTATATGACCGAATTAGCTCTCCATCAAGGCCTAACAGTGGCCTATCTTCCCGATGCTCTGGTCTATCATCAGGTGGCTCCTGAGCGGCTAGAATATCAATGGTTTTTGCGACGAGCTTGGTGGCAGGGTATAAGTGAATGCCAACGCGAAAGCTTGACCGGATCGGCAACGATATCTCCTTTGCAGAAGGGGTTAGAGAATATGATCAGAGGCATCTATAAAGCCTTAAAATATTGGCAAGATACTGGCTTAAGATTTGAGAATTTTCTCTACGCCTACGGACAAATCGGTTATCTTAGTCAATGGTTGAAAATGAGTGTATTTCAACGATAA
- a CDS encoding DUF790 family protein, producing MLPSDLLIYRRNGDTIIPKKLALDDNAIALALEQISCFHSAVGETQGQLDSKLGELEGDSPQYRIKRGLAHLLKSHFSTFEIISPLEPIALRQKVFGEAATHLIIPLTRQPVLERIAHHFSTELGREVLPEEIERGLYADLPENRIMTDFVAPTPEALLHRYNLSQVQGVFYRAHHLIIHAHRNDPGEYKLLFRYLKLFQLMAYIEGDADTGFTITIDGPTSLFKANTRYGLSLAKMIPALLHVSKWNLKASLQDRDSYSGETKNTRFELSDRCGLVSHYAAGKTYDSMLEESFAQGWEKLKSEWQLEREVDLIPIPGSVMIPDFRLVHPDGRVYLLEIVGYWRPEYLQKKFAQVRKAQVNNLILAVSERLNLEKAGVNINQTPAQVIWFKDKLIPKSVLAVLDEI from the coding sequence ATGTTACCCTCAGATCTCCTCATTTATCGTCGCAATGGAGACACAATTATTCCCAAAAAGTTAGCTTTAGATGATAATGCGATCGCCTTAGCCCTGGAGCAAATCAGCTGTTTTCACAGTGCTGTAGGAGAAACCCAGGGGCAATTAGACAGTAAATTAGGAGAATTAGAAGGGGATAGTCCCCAATATCGCATTAAACGAGGGTTGGCCCATCTCCTCAAAAGTCATTTTTCCACCTTTGAAATTATTAGTCCTTTAGAGCCGATCGCTTTACGTCAAAAAGTCTTTGGGGAAGCCGCCACCCATCTGATTATTCCCCTAACTCGACAACCTGTATTAGAACGAATTGCCCACCATTTTTCGACGGAATTGGGACGGGAGGTTTTACCAGAGGAAATAGAACGGGGGCTGTATGCCGACTTACCCGAAAACCGGATTATGACTGATTTTGTCGCTCCGACTCCTGAAGCTCTATTACATCGTTATAATTTGTCCCAGGTGCAAGGGGTTTTCTATCGCGCTCATCATCTAATTATCCATGCCCATCGTAATGATCCAGGAGAGTATAAATTACTATTTCGTTATCTGAAATTATTCCAACTGATGGCCTATATTGAAGGCGATGCCGACACCGGTTTTACGATTACCATTGATGGCCCCACCAGTTTATTTAAGGCCAATACCCGTTATGGTTTGTCCCTAGCTAAAATGATTCCGGCTCTCCTGCACGTTAGCAAATGGAATCTGAAAGCTAGTCTGCAAGATCGGGATAGTTATTCAGGAGAAACGAAAAATACTCGTTTTGAACTCAGCGATCGCTGTGGCCTAGTCAGTCACTATGCGGCAGGCAAAACCTACGACAGTATGTTAGAGGAATCCTTTGCTCAGGGTTGGGAAAAACTCAAATCTGAATGGCAATTAGAAAGAGAAGTGGATCTGATTCCCATTCCAGGAAGTGTGATGATTCCCGATTTCCGTCTAGTTCACCCCGATGGACGAGTTTATCTATTAGAAATTGTGGGCTACTGGCGACCGGAATATTTACAAAAAAAGTTTGCTCAAGTCAGAAAAGCCCAGGTAAATAATTTAATTTTGGCAGTATCGGAACGGTTAAATTTGGAAAAAGCAGGTGTGAATATTAACCAAACTCCAGCCCAGGTCATTTGGTTTAAGGATAAGTTGATTCCTAAATCAGTTTTAGCAGTTCTTGATGAAATATGA
- a CDS encoding IS1 family transposase, producing the protein MSGHKDEAFLRLKELLEPFGITQYYTDGWGAYERHIEPALHEVGKYNTQKIERKHLTLRTRIKRLARKTICFSKSIVMHDIVLGLFINRFEFGCLI; encoded by the coding sequence TTGTCTGGTCACAAAGACGAAGCATTTCTAAGGCTAAAAGAGTTGTTAGAACCTTTTGGTATTACTCAATATTATACAGATGGATGGGGGGCTTACGAACGACATATTGAGCCAGCATTGCATGAGGTGGGTAAGTATAATACTCAAAAAATCGAACGAAAGCACTTGACATTGAGAACTCGAATAAAGAGATTAGCGAGAAAAACGATTTGTTTCTCCAAATCTATTGTGATGCACGATATTGTCCTTGGATTATTTATCAATCGCTTTGAATTTGGATGTCTTATTTAG
- a CDS encoding NYN domain-containing protein, translating to MNTTAHAALLLVDGYNIIGSWSSLKLTRDRFGLEMARDELIETLINFTTHQGYQTQIVFDSQYQKTPSSQEMHGPHLSVYFTDWMQTADTYIEKRCASYARKTEVIPARLIVATSDRAQQLTILGYGAEWMSAKHLAQAVESNTYQRQKQHRTRPNKQGRLLAHSLDEKVKEKFSQWRHG from the coding sequence ATGAATACTACTGCTCACGCTGCTTTACTGCTTGTAGATGGCTATAACATTATCGGTAGTTGGTCATCACTCAAATTAACCCGCGATCGCTTTGGGTTAGAAATGGCCAGGGATGAACTCATCGAAACCCTGATTAACTTTACGACTCACCAGGGCTACCAAACCCAGATTGTCTTTGACTCCCAGTATCAAAAAACACCTAGCAGCCAAGAAATGCACGGCCCCCATTTGTCTGTCTATTTCACTGATTGGATGCAAACGGCGGATACCTATATTGAAAAACGCTGTGCTTCCTATGCTCGCAAAACCGAAGTTATTCCGGCTCGTTTGATTGTGGCCACCTCGGATCGGGCCCAACAGTTGACGATTCTAGGGTATGGAGCAGAATGGATGTCCGCTAAACATTTAGCCCAGGCAGTAGAGTCCAATACCTACCAACGCCAAAAACAGCATCGTACCCGTCCGAATAAACAGGGTCGTTTGTTGGCCCATAGTTTAGATGAAAAAGTAAAAGAAAAGTTTAGCCAATGGCGACATGGTTAA
- a CDS encoding tetratricopeptide repeat protein, giving the protein MTRTQSLPIFNPLECRPDSYQGWYQQGNGLWEQGRFAEALMSYDRALEYYPNDYWAWYKRGITLEQLGRYQEATESYSNATQIQPNNYWAWYDQGCIYLQELKDYPQAIQAFEQALAVLPDDYWAYYRMAEAYRLDGRYEKALVALDKSLAVRPHDFWSWYRRADCLRHWGRFAEALKNYQKALEIKPHDYWAWYQQGQIFQKINRWQEAIHCYQKALDCNPDDDYSWYDQCLCQALLGNLDESLYCLERAVDLAPRTYLALAQAETALMGLRETPRYQAFLSENQQYLEQAVFQ; this is encoded by the coding sequence ATGACCAGAACACAGTCACTACCTATTTTTAATCCACTCGAATGTCGTCCTGACAGTTATCAAGGTTGGTATCAGCAGGGCAATGGACTTTGGGAACAGGGCCGTTTTGCCGAAGCCTTGATGAGTTATGACAGAGCATTAGAATATTATCCCAATGATTACTGGGCTTGGTACAAACGAGGTATTACCCTAGAACAATTGGGACGTTACCAGGAAGCCACCGAAAGTTATAGCAATGCCACCCAAATTCAGCCCAATAACTATTGGGCTTGGTACGATCAAGGTTGTATTTACCTTCAGGAATTAAAGGATTATCCCCAAGCTATTCAAGCCTTTGAGCAAGCTCTAGCCGTTTTACCCGATGATTACTGGGCCTATTATCGAATGGCAGAAGCTTACCGTTTGGATGGCCGTTACGAAAAAGCCTTGGTTGCCCTGGATAAATCCTTGGCCGTTCGTCCCCATGATTTTTGGTCATGGTATCGGCGGGCTGACTGTTTGCGCCATTGGGGGCGTTTTGCCGAAGCTCTCAAAAATTACCAAAAGGCCTTAGAAATTAAACCCCATGATTATTGGGCCTGGTATCAACAGGGGCAAATTTTCCAAAAAATTAATCGTTGGCAAGAAGCCATTCATTGTTATCAAAAGGCCCTAGATTGTAACCCCGACGATGATTATTCCTGGTACGACCAATGTCTATGTCAGGCCTTATTGGGCAATTTGGACGAATCCTTGTATTGTCTAGAGCGAGCCGTCGATCTTGCTCCTCGTACCTATTTGGCCTTAGCCCAAGCTGAAACAGCGTTAATGGGGTTACGGGAAACCCCTCGTTATCAAGCTTTTTTGTCCGAGAATCAACAATACCTAGAACAAGCTGTGTTTCAATAG
- a CDS encoding methylenetetrahydrofolate reductase: protein MLTHFRQAVQSQDFLLTAEVTPPKGHDPQRMLAVSQALKGRVHAINITDGSRAVLRMSSLAACILLQRQGIESICQVTCRDRNLIGLQADLMGASALGIQTILALTGDPLKAGDHPQAKAVYDLESVRLLKLIEKLNLGVDANEKPLTDGALDLLAGAAVDPQSKSWSGLQSRFERKLKAGAQFFQSQLITDFDCLDKFMTQVAAGCGKPILAGIFLLKSAKNAQFINRNVPGVDIPQHLIDRLAQASDPLQEGVKIAAEQVKLAKDLCQGVHLMAIKREDLIPQILDLAGIPPLTSQ from the coding sequence ATGCTGACTCATTTTCGTCAAGCGGTTCAATCCCAAGATTTTCTACTCACGGCAGAAGTCACTCCTCCCAAGGGTCATGATCCTCAACGGATGTTAGCGGTCTCTCAAGCCCTTAAGGGGCGGGTTCATGCCATTAATATTACCGATGGCAGTAGAGCGGTTCTGCGAATGTCCTCTCTGGCGGCCTGTATTTTGCTGCAACGGCAAGGCATTGAGTCTATTTGCCAAGTAACCTGCCGCGATCGCAATCTGATTGGTCTGCAAGCCGATTTAATGGGAGCTTCAGCCTTAGGAATCCAAACGATTTTAGCTCTTACGGGCGATCCGCTCAAGGCAGGCGATCATCCCCAGGCTAAGGCGGTCTATGATTTAGAATCGGTAAGACTGTTGAAATTAATTGAAAAACTGAATTTAGGTGTGGATGCCAACGAAAAACCGTTAACCGATGGTGCGCTCGATCTCTTGGCGGGGGCGGCTGTGGATCCTCAATCCAAAAGTTGGTCTGGTTTACAATCCCGTTTTGAACGAAAATTAAAAGCCGGAGCGCAATTTTTTCAAAGTCAATTAATTACCGATTTCGATTGTTTAGATAAATTTATGACCCAGGTTGCGGCGGGTTGTGGTAAGCCAATTTTAGCAGGGATATTTTTGTTGAAATCGGCTAAGAATGCTCAATTTATTAACCGTAATGTGCCAGGGGTTGACATTCCCCAACATTTGATTGACCGTTTAGCCCAAGCCAGTGATCCCCTACAGGAAGGCGTTAAAATTGCCGCCGAACAGGTTAAATTGGCCAAAGATCTCTGTCAGGGGGTGCATTTAATGGCGATTAAACGGGAAGATCTGATTCCGCAAATCCTGGACTTAGCCGGTATCCCACCGTTAACGAGTCAATAA
- a CDS encoding insulinase family protein: protein MTSTLLRTPALNSPTIYTLPNGLTIIAEQMPVAAVNLNIWFQVGSIQENDEINGMAHFLEHMVFKGTPRLESGAFEKAIEERGAVTNAATSQEYTHYYITTAPQDFTSLAPLQLEVVLNPSIAAAAFEREKLVVLEEIRRSEDNPQRRIFIEAIKIGFENLPYQRPVLGETTIIEQLQPQQMRDFHAQWYQPSRMTAVVVGNLPAQELIATVADSFSQTYTIKSPSQVLPAPKLVAEPSFSEIISREIVNETLQQSRLIMLWRVPGLQNLSQTYALDVLAVILGKGKVSRLFRDLREEKEWVNSIHVSNMNQDVQGLFYFVAQLPKENIERVEAAILEHIRKIQLDSITDNELARIRTQVANRFIMGNERPSDRANLYGYYYSHLRTLEPALGYPQAIQSLTSQDLQQAAQRYLPTNAYGRVVVRTA, encoded by the coding sequence ATGACCTCCACTCTGCTCCGCACACCAGCCCTTAATTCTCCCACGATCTATACCCTTCCCAATGGCTTAACGATTATTGCAGAACAGATGCCCGTCGCGGCAGTCAATTTGAATATTTGGTTTCAAGTCGGTTCCATTCAGGAAAATGATGAGATCAATGGCATGGCCCACTTCCTAGAACATATGGTATTTAAGGGGACTCCTCGCTTGGAAAGTGGAGCGTTTGAAAAGGCGATCGAGGAACGGGGAGCAGTAACGAATGCGGCCACCAGTCAGGAATATACCCATTACTATATCACTACTGCACCACAGGATTTTACCAGCCTGGCCCCCCTACAGTTAGAAGTTGTTTTAAATCCCAGCATTGCGGCGGCAGCCTTTGAGCGGGAAAAGTTAGTGGTTTTAGAGGAAATTCGTCGCTCAGAGGATAACCCCCAACGTCGTATTTTTATAGAGGCGATCAAAATTGGTTTTGAGAATTTACCCTACCAGCGTCCTGTTTTAGGAGAAACGACCATTATTGAGCAACTCCAGCCTCAACAGATGCGCGATTTTCACGCCCAATGGTATCAACCCTCTCGCATGACCGCCGTGGTGGTGGGAAATTTGCCTGCTCAGGAGTTAATTGCCACAGTTGCCGATAGTTTTTCTCAGACCTACACCATCAAATCACCCTCCCAGGTTCTTCCCGCCCCAAAATTAGTAGCAGAACCTTCTTTTTCGGAAATTATCAGTCGCGAGATCGTGAATGAGACTCTTCAGCAATCTCGTTTGATTATGTTATGGCGTGTGCCAGGATTGCAAAATCTTTCCCAAACCTACGCGCTAGATGTGTTGGCGGTGATTCTTGGTAAAGGAAAAGTGTCTCGTCTATTTCGAGATTTACGGGAAGAAAAGGAATGGGTGAACAGTATTCATGTCAGTAATATGAACCAAGATGTTCAGGGCTTATTTTATTTTGTGGCCCAGTTACCCAAGGAGAATATTGAACGGGTCGAAGCAGCTATTTTGGAACATATTCGGAAAATCCAGTTAGATTCTATTACGGACAATGAGTTAGCTCGCATTCGGACTCAGGTGGCTAACCGTTTTATCATGGGTAATGAGCGACCCAGCGATCGCGCCAATCTCTATGGCTATTACTATTCTCATCTAAGAACTTTAGAACCAGCACTAGGTTATCCCCAGGCTATTCAATCTCTAACTTCCCAGGATTTACAACAGGCGGCCCAAAGGTACTTACCGACCAATGCCTACGGTCGGGTTGTGGTGCGGACGGCTTAG
- a CDS encoding IS1-like element transposase, giving the protein MPEVKEKIAEMAMNGSGIRDTARVLRISPSTVISELKKKSLV; this is encoded by the coding sequence TTGCCAGAAGTAAAGGAAAAGATTGCCGAAATGGCAATGAATGGTAGTGGCATAAGGGATACAGCCCGTGTGCTGAGGATTAGTCCATCAACAGTGATTAGTGAACTAAAAAAAAAGAGTCTAGTTTAG
- a CDS encoding cytochrome c biogenesis protein CcdA, whose translation MLDTLQTQLYAIEQFANDQVAWQLNHLNALSLGIIFLAGLLTSLTPCMLSMLPLTIAYIGGKAESGRWQSLWQSFWFALGLATTLAGLGILAASIGKIYGQIGLGLPLLVSAIAIIMGLNQLELISLRLPSLGTTDWIKSELPTAPRAFLIGLTFGLIASPCSTPVLASLLAWIAGTQNAVLGGGLLLAYTCGYVLPLILVGTFTGTLKQLLSLRQWSGWINSLSGTLLIGFGVISLLSRFPLDAF comes from the coding sequence ATGCTAGATACCCTTCAAACTCAACTTTATGCCATTGAACAATTTGCTAATGATCAGGTGGCTTGGCAATTAAATCATCTCAATGCCCTAAGTCTTGGCATTATTTTTCTAGCAGGATTATTGACCAGTTTAACCCCCTGTATGTTATCCATGTTACCCCTGACGATCGCCTATATCGGGGGCAAAGCAGAATCGGGACGGTGGCAATCTCTCTGGCAATCCTTCTGGTTTGCTTTGGGGTTAGCAACCACCTTAGCCGGACTAGGAATTCTGGCAGCCTCTATTGGTAAAATATATGGGCAAATTGGTCTAGGACTACCCTTACTGGTGAGTGCGATCGCCATTATCATGGGACTGAACCAATTAGAATTAATTTCTCTACGTCTTCCCAGCTTAGGCACAACCGACTGGATCAAGAGCGAATTACCCACTGCTCCTCGCGCTTTTTTGATTGGGCTAACCTTTGGTTTAATTGCCTCTCCCTGTAGCACTCCCGTCCTGGCCAGCTTACTCGCCTGGATTGCTGGAACCCAGAATGCAGTCCTCGGTGGCGGTCTATTGCTGGCTTATACCTGTGGCTATGTTCTGCCCTTGATTCTCGTTGGAACTTTTACGGGAACTTTAAAACAATTGTTGTCCTTGCGGCAATGGTCAGGTTGGATTAATTCCCTGAGTGGAACCCTACTGATTGGTTTTGGGGTGATTTCCCTGCTTTCGCGTTTTCCCCTAGATGCTTTCTAA
- a CDS encoding DUF4277 domain-containing protein, protein MDYINEQLQENDRAKISAGLVVKAMILNGLGFINSPLYLFSRFFEDKPLEHLLGKGIKASDLNDDRLGRVLDLIFMAGISRLFVGIWLFPQLCGKCIIVISQ, encoded by the coding sequence GTGGATTATATCAATGAACAGTTACAAGAAAATGACCGTGCGAAAATCAGTGCGGGTCTGGTGGTTAAAGCCATGATTCTCAATGGCTTAGGATTTATTAATTCTCCCTTGTATTTATTCAGTCGTTTTTTTGAAGATAAACCCCTAGAACATCTCTTAGGAAAAGGAATAAAAGCCAGCGACCTGAATGATGACCGTCTGGGAAGAGTATTAGATTTAATTTTTATGGCTGGCATCAGTCGTTTATTTGTAGGAATTTGGCTCTTCCCCCAACTGTGTGGAAAGTGTATAATAGTAATATCACAGTAG
- a CDS encoding hemolysin family protein — MSSVALELFLILCLIIANGVFSGSEIAIVSARKVRLEQLAKQGNRKARLALKLANSPNDFLSAAQIGITLIGILSGAVGGATVARRLEEVLVSIPLLSPYSNALSIVLVVTLITYVSLVVGELVPKRIALSHPEELACSVAPSMSWLAKFTSPLVQLLGVSTDGLLRLMGVRTNELSPITEEEIRVLIEQGTQAGMFEEAEQEMVERVFRLGDRPIKTLMTPRTSIIWLDVDSPWEENQREILETPYSRFPVGQDSLDNCLGFVRVKDILNTQLSGAALSLQALAQPPLFVAESTRSLNVLEMFRQSGTHIALITDEYGGIEGLVTLNDLIEAIVGNIPNDDEIEEPQIIQREDGSYLLDGLLSIDEFKELFEKETLPNEEEGNYHTLGGFIIESLGKIPQSGDHFETKGLRLEVMDMDGIRIDKVLAAIIVSEGDDVGASLERLTEED; from the coding sequence ATGTCTTCTGTTGCCCTTGAACTGTTCCTGATTCTCTGTCTGATTATTGCTAATGGGGTTTTTTCGGGATCGGAAATTGCGATCGTTTCTGCTCGTAAAGTTCGCCTTGAACAATTAGCCAAGCAAGGCAATAGAAAGGCGCGATTAGCCTTGAAGTTAGCCAATTCTCCGAATGATTTTCTGTCGGCAGCGCAAATTGGCATTACACTCATTGGCATTCTCAGTGGGGCCGTTGGGGGAGCTACCGTAGCCCGCCGCTTGGAAGAAGTTTTAGTCTCTATTCCCCTTTTGTCTCCCTATAGCAATGCGCTCAGTATTGTTTTAGTGGTCACGCTGATTACCTATGTTTCCCTCGTGGTCGGGGAATTAGTCCCTAAACGCATTGCCCTCAGTCATCCTGAAGAGTTAGCCTGTTCTGTCGCTCCTTCGATGAGTTGGTTGGCTAAGTTTACCTCTCCTCTTGTGCAATTGTTAGGTGTTTCAACGGATGGTTTACTCCGCCTGATGGGAGTTCGTACTAATGAACTTAGCCCAATTACGGAAGAAGAAATTCGCGTTTTGATTGAGCAGGGAACCCAAGCCGGAATGTTTGAGGAGGCGGAACAGGAGATGGTGGAACGGGTTTTTCGGTTAGGCGATCGCCCTATTAAAACTTTGATGACTCCACGCACTTCCATTATTTGGTTAGATGTGGATTCGCCTTGGGAAGAAAATCAACGGGAAATTTTAGAAACGCCCTATTCTCGTTTTCCAGTCGGTCAGGATAGTTTAGATAATTGTCTGGGATTTGTGCGGGTTAAGGATATTCTCAATACCCAATTGTCGGGAGCCGCCCTCAGTTTGCAAGCCTTGGCCCAACCGCCGCTTTTTGTTGCGGAGAGTACGCGATCGCTGAATGTGTTAGAAATGTTTCGACAGTCAGGAACCCATATTGCTTTGATTACGGATGAATATGGCGGGATTGAAGGTTTAGTGACTCTCAATGATTTAATCGAAGCGATCGTAGGGAATATTCCCAATGATGATGAAATTGAAGAACCACAAATTATTCAACGAGAAGATGGCTCCTATTTACTGGATGGTTTGTTATCCATTGATGAATTTAAAGAACTGTTTGAGAAAGAAACCTTACCCAATGAAGAGGAGGGAAATTATCATACCCTGGGGGGATTTATTATTGAAAGTCTTGGTAAAATTCCTCAATCTGGCGATCACTTTGAAACGAAAGGGTTACGCTTAGAAGTGATGGATATGGATGGCATTCGTATTGATAAGGTTTTAGCTGCAATTATTGTCTCCGAGGGAGATGATGTGGGAGCCAGTTTGGAGCGATTAACCGAAGAAGATTAA